TTTCGGTGATTTGGGTTTTATTTCTTTAATTAAGTCTTCCATTTTAGTGCGTTTTTTTCAATGTATTATTGATAACAGTCGAAAGAAAATCAATAGCAACCGTATTTTGCTTCATATTGGGTACAATCAAATCGGCTTCGTTTTTCGAAGGCTCTATAAATTCCTGATGCATTGGTTTCAAAGTCGTTTGGTAACGGTGTAAAACTTCCTGCAAATCACGGCCGCGTTCTTGCGTATCACGTCTAATTCTACGAATCAACCTTTCATCTGAATCTGCATGAACAAAAACCTTTAAATCATATTCTTTCAACAATTCAGAATTGGTAAGAACCAAAATTCCTTCTACGATCAATACATTTCTTGGGTCTACAGAAACATGATCACCAGTTCTGGAATGCGTAACAAAAGAATACAAAGGCTGCTCAATGGTCTCCCCATTTTTTAGGGCTTTTACATGTTGAATGAGCAAATCAAAATCAATAGATTTAGGATGATCATAATTTAAAACCTCTCTTTCAGCTAAGGTTAAATTGGGATTATCGTGATAGTAATTATCCTGAGAGAGTACATTAACACCTTCTGTATTGAGTTGCTGAAGAATTTTGTTTACAACAGTAGTTTTCCCTGATCCGGTTCCTCCTGCAATTCCGATAACGAGCATAAAAATAGTTTTTACAAAGATAAGATTTTGTCTTAAATTTTTAAGTAAAACTCAATTATAATTCAAAACAGAAGAATTTATCCTCTTTGTTCAATATTGAAAATATAATAAATTACCGCAACTACGCGCGCCAAAAACTCGCGAGACTGATTTCTGTAATAGCTGTTATTTGCTGAAACGTCCTGCGCATCAAAGCCCAACGCATTCATTCCATTATTTCGGGCATAAAATAATGCGCGTAAATTATGAAAGCCCTGAGATACGATAATAACGTCTTTTTCGTGAAAAACCTCAATACAATTCTTAATGCTGGCTTGTGTTTTAAAACCTTTTGGATCTTCGCTGATGATATTTTCGGGAACACCTTCCTGGTAAACCAGATAATTTTTCATCG
This DNA window, taken from Kaistella carnis, encodes the following:
- the udk gene encoding uridine kinase produces the protein MLVIGIAGGTGSGKTTVVNKILQQLNTEGVNVLSQDNYYHDNPNLTLAEREVLNYDHPKSIDFDLLIQHVKALKNGETIEQPLYSFVTHSRTGDHVSVDPRNVLIVEGILVLTNSELLKEYDLKVFVHADSDERLIRRIRRDTQERGRDLQEVLHRYQTTLKPMHQEFIEPSKNEADLIVPNMKQNTVAIDFLSTVINNTLKKTH
- a CDS encoding SanA/YdcF family protein encodes the protein MKKILDLFKSLFNLIEIGILLMVLANIWVFAVTNGRTYTKISKIPPRETALILGTSPKMKSGLSNPYFTARMDATALLYHHGKIKKIIVSGEKSRGYDEPAAMKNYLVYQEGVPENIISEDPKGFKTQASIKNCIEVFHEKDVIIVSQGFHNLRALFYARNNGMNALGFDAQDVSANNSYYRNQSREFLARVVAVIYYIFNIEQRG